Sequence from the Bacteroidales bacterium genome:
TATATATTATGCTACAGGAAGCAAAAAGAAGGCATTTTGGCTATCCTTTTTATCGGGATTAGCTGAACCATTAGGAGCAATCATTGGATATTTTATTATCGCTCCATTTATAACAGAAAGCACATTTGGGATAATATTTGCAGTTATTGCAGGAATTATGGTTTATATTGCATTTGACGAATTGCTTCCTGCCGCAGAAAAGTATGGAAAACACCACCAAGTAATTTACGGATTAATATTAGGGATGGCTGTTATAGCTACTAGCTTTCTAATTATTTAAACAAACCAAAAAGGAACAATAAAAGTTACTTAAAATAAAAAAACAACTAAAGTTATGCAATACATCAATAAAAAAGGCACTATAAATCAATGAAAATTTTCTAAAAAAACGCCGAATAATTAAAAAATGCAGTTATTTTTGCATACAAAAAAGAATTATGAAAATTTCCCACATTGAACACATTGGAATCGCAGTTAAAAATCTAGAAGAAAGTATAAAATTTTATGAGGAAGTACTTGGTTTTAAATGCTATGGAATAGAAGAAGTAAAAGACCAAAAAGTAAAAACTGCATTTTTCATGGTTGGTCAAACTAAAATAGAACTACTGGAAAGCACAGACCCTGAAGGACCAATAGGTAAATTTATAGAGAAAAAAGGCGAAGGTATGCACCACATGGCTTTTGCAGTAGAAGATATTGAAAATGCACTTAAAGAAGTTGAAGCTAAAGGCGTAAGATTAATTGACCAAACACCTCGTATGGGTGCTGAAGGTATGACAATAGCATTTTTACATCCAAAATCAACAATTGGAGTGCTTACAGAATTTTGTGAAAATAAAAACAAAAAATAATTATGTCAATAGAACGAAAAATTAAAGAATTATTTGATTTGCGTGAAAAAGCATATCAAGGAGGCGGTAAAAAAAGAGTTGATTCACAACATGCAAAAGGAAAACTTACTGCAAGAGAAAGAATTCTATTACTACTTGATGAAGGTAGTTTTGAAGAATTTGATATGTTTGTAACACACAACTGCACTGATTTTGGAATTGACAAAGAAAGTTATCTTACAGATGGCGTAATTACAGGTTATGGTACAATTGATGGAAGGTTGGTATATGTTTTTTCACAAGACTTTACAATTTTTGGCGGCTCACTGTCAGAGGCTTATGCAAACAAAATTTGCAAAATCATGGATCAAGCTATGAATGTGGGAGCTCCAGTAATTGGAATTAATGACTCCGGCGGCGCTCGTATCCAAGAAGGTGTTAAAAGTTTAGCAGGATATGCTGAAATTTTCGAACGCAACATACTCGCTTCTGGTGTAATTCCTCAAATTTCTATGGTTTTTGGTCCCTGTGCCGGAGGAGCTGTATATTCGCCAGCATTAACAGACTTTATTATGATGTCTAAAGAAAACAGCTACATGTTTGTAACAGGTCCAAAAGTTGTAAAAACTGTTACTGGAGAAACTGTTACCGACCAAGAACTTGGTGGAGCAAAAGTACATGCTTCAAAATCAGGAGTTGCTCATTTTATTGCTGAAAATGAAAAAGAAGGAATTAACACAGTTCGTAAATTGTTAAGCTACTTACCTTCTAATAATATGGAAGATGCTCCTTTCGTAGATTGCTCCGACCCAATAAATCGTTTAGATGATAATTTGAACAAAATTATCCCTGATAATCCAAACAAACCTTACGATGTAAAAGACGTTATCAAAAGCATAGTTGACAACAACGATTTTCTAGAGGTTCATAGCTTTTATGCTCAAAACATAGTTGTAGGTTTTGCAAGAATGGGCGGCATGTCTGTTGGTATTGTAGCCAATCAGCCTTGTTTCTTAGCAGGAGTTCTTGATATAGAAGCCTCTAAAAAAGGAGCACGTTTTGTACGTTTCTGCGATGCTTTCAACATTCCAATCGTAACATTAGTAGATGTTCCTGGCTTTTTACCAGGCACACAACAAGAATATGGTGGAATTATCACCAATGGAGCAAAACTTTTATTTGCTTACGGCGAAGCTACTGTGCCAAAAATTACAGTTACTTTACGCAAATCTTATGGTGGCGCACACGACGTAATGGGTTCAAAACAATTAAGAGCTGATATAAATTACGCATGGCCAACTGCTGAAATTGCAGTTATGGGCGCTAAAGGAGCTGTTGAAGTACTTGAAGGTAAAACTTTAAAGAAAATGGAAGACGAAGCTGAAAAACAAAAATTCATTGAAGAAAAAGAAAATGAATATACAGCTAAATTTGCCTCTCCATATCAAGCTGCTAAATACGGATTTATTGACGACGTGATTGAACCAAGAAACACACGTTATCGCGTAATCCGAGCTTTGCAAGCTACAGCAACTAAAAGGCAAAGTTTACCACCAAAAAAACACAGTAATTTACCTCTATAATTAGAATATAAAATCTTATGAAAGAGCAAAAACATTCATTAAACATAACATCAGCGCAAGACGAAATAATTTCTGATGAAATAGTAGCAGTTATTTCCGCTGCTGTAGAACTTTTAATGGAAAACGAAACAAAAAGCAAAAACGCATTTTTTATAAAAAGAGGCACACAGCCACTATCACCATGGTGTTCTAAAACATTTATGCACCGTCAAAACATTTCCACACAATATAAAAGATAACAAAATATGAAAAAATTTCAATTCAGAATCAATGGGAAAATTTATGATGTAGAACTTTTAAATATGGAAGGCTCATCATCACAAAGCACAATATCACAACCCATAACAACAACTAGTCCACAAGCTGCACCAGCTCCACAAGCAGCAGCTGAACCTGCCAAAGCTCCAGAAGCCAGTGCAAATGCTCCTGCTGTTAGCGGAAAAGCTACAGGATATGTTCTATCTCCACTTCCAGGAATTTTAAGAAGCTATACTGTAAAGCCAGGCGACAGAGTAAAAGAAGGCGACACAGTATTAATACTTGAAGCAATGAAAATGGAAAATAACATTTTTGCAGAACGTGATGGCGTTGTTCTAGAACTATTAGGACAAATTGGCGCTGCTATTTTAGAAGGAGATAAACTAATTGCTTTAGGAGATTAATTATGAGCGTAGGAGAACAGCATCTAGCCTTTTGGATCGCTTTTATTGTCGTATACTTAATTGTTTTTTTCATTGATATGTATGCAACATCTCATAGAAAAAAAGAAATGACTGTAGGTATTGCATTAAGATGGACAGGGTTATGGATAAGTATAGCAGTACTATATGGAGTTAGCATATTACTTTTCTTTCCACAAAATCCAGATAGTGATGTTAGTACAAAAACAGTAATGTTTCAAAAATTTTTAGCGGGTTATTTTACAGAATATTCATTATCTATAGATAACTTATTTGTTTTCATAATGATTTTTTCATTAATGAATGTTGCTGAAAAAAATCAACCAAAATTATTAAAATTAGGAATTTTACTGTCTATTGTTCTACGCATACTATTTATCGTATTAGGAATGGGTTTGGTTGAAAGATTCCATTGGATAATATACATCTTTGGCGTTATCTTGCTATACACTGCATATAAAATGGCATTTACAAACGAAGATGAAAAAATAGACCCAAAATCTAACTTCCTCTATAAAACAGCATCTAGGTGGTTTCCAGTAGATCCTGATTTAGACAATCCAAAATTCTTTACAAGAATAAATGGTAAATTGCACATAACAATGGTTATGCTAGTTTTTCTTGTAATTGGTTCTACTGACGTGTTATTTGCAGTAGATTCAATTCCAGCTATTATTGGCGTTATAAAAGAAGGTGCAGAAGGTGTTTTAACACTTGAAGAAGAAAATTTCTTAGCCATAACCTCCAATGTGTTTGCAGTAATGGGACTTGTATCTCTATTCTTTGCATTAAAAGGAATTATGGGCTTATTTAGATATTTAAAATATGGAGTAAGCTTTATATTATTCTTCATTGGTGTAAAAATGATGTTACCTGCTATCGGATTTATTAATAAAGGAGCAGGAGAAGCTATTGAAAATTTCTTCAGTAGAAACTCGTGGTTATCACTTACGGTAATAATTGGAACCTTAATTTTCTCAATTTTATTGTCAATAATCATAAAAGAGAAAAAAGATCATGATGAAACTTCAGAAAAATTAAATGTTTCTGAAACTGAAAACAAAAAATTGAGAAAACAAATTTTGAAATTAAAAAAAGAGAAAAAAGAAAACAAAGAAAATTAAAAAAAATATTTACTTATGGGAGCACTTGAATTTTCATCATTATTTCCTGCCTTAGCAGCTTTTACATGGCAGCATTTAGTTATGATAGCTGTAGGCGGTATTTTAATTTATTTAGCAATTGCAAAAGAATATGAGCCTACC
This genomic interval carries:
- the mce gene encoding methylmalonyl-CoA epimerase, producing MKISHIEHIGIAVKNLEESIKFYEEVLGFKCYGIEEVKDQKVKTAFFMVGQTKIELLESTDPEGPIGKFIEKKGEGMHHMAFAVEDIENALKEVEAKGVRLIDQTPRMGAEGMTIAFLHPKSTIGVLTEFCENKNKK
- a CDS encoding acyl-CoA carboxylase subunit beta; translated protein: MSIERKIKELFDLREKAYQGGGKKRVDSQHAKGKLTARERILLLLDEGSFEEFDMFVTHNCTDFGIDKESYLTDGVITGYGTIDGRLVYVFSQDFTIFGGSLSEAYANKICKIMDQAMNVGAPVIGINDSGGARIQEGVKSLAGYAEIFERNILASGVIPQISMVFGPCAGGAVYSPALTDFIMMSKENSYMFVTGPKVVKTVTGETVTDQELGGAKVHASKSGVAHFIAENEKEGINTVRKLLSYLPSNNMEDAPFVDCSDPINRLDDNLNKIIPDNPNKPYDVKDVIKSIVDNNDFLEVHSFYAQNIVVGFARMGGMSVGIVANQPCFLAGVLDIEASKKGARFVRFCDAFNIPIVTLVDVPGFLPGTQQEYGGIITNGAKLLFAYGEATVPKITVTLRKSYGGAHDVMGSKQLRADINYAWPTAEIAVMGAKGAVEVLEGKTLKKMEDEAEKQKFIEEKENEYTAKFASPYQAAKYGFIDDVIEPRNTRYRVIRALQATATKRQSLPPKKHSNLPL
- a CDS encoding acetyl-CoA carboxylase biotin carboxyl carrier protein subunit (composes the biotin carboxyl carrier protein subunit of the acetyl-CoA carboxylase complex, the enzyme that catalyzes the carboxylation of acetyl-CoA to malonyl-CoA, which in turn controls the rate of fatty acid metabolism) — its product is MKKFQFRINGKIYDVELLNMEGSSSQSTISQPITTTSPQAAPAPQAAAEPAKAPEASANAPAVSGKATGYVLSPLPGILRSYTVKPGDRVKEGDTVLILEAMKMENNIFAERDGVVLELLGQIGAAILEGDKLIALGD
- a CDS encoding TerC/Alx family metal homeostasis membrane protein, with translation MSVGEQHLAFWIAFIVVYLIVFFIDMYATSHRKKEMTVGIALRWTGLWISIAVLYGVSILLFFPQNPDSDVSTKTVMFQKFLAGYFTEYSLSIDNLFVFIMIFSLMNVAEKNQPKLLKLGILLSIVLRILFIVLGMGLVERFHWIIYIFGVILLYTAYKMAFTNEDEKIDPKSNFLYKTASRWFPVDPDLDNPKFFTRINGKLHITMVMLVFLVIGSTDVLFAVDSIPAIIGVIKEGAEGVLTLEEENFLAITSNVFAVMGLVSLFFALKGIMGLFRYLKYGVSFILFFIGVKMMLPAIGFINKGAGEAIENFFSRNSWLSLTVIIGTLIFSILLSIIIKEKKDHDETSEKLNVSETENKKLRKQILKLKKEKKENKEN